A window of Geothrix edaphica genomic DNA:
GAAGCGGCCGTGCAGCTCGGCGCCCAGCAGGAAGGGATCCACGAGGGTCGGATGGTTGGCCAGGAACAGGATTCCGGGGGTTCCGGCAGCGGGAACGGCCTCCAGCCCCCCGGTATGGATTCGGTAGCGCAGCCGCAACAGCGGCCGACCCAGGGCGCGGATCAGGGAGTCGATCATCGTGGATGGAACCTAGCGACAGGATGCCGGATGGAGCCAGGATTGTAGCGGGAATCCGGGGAAGGCCCTAAACCGGCCCCCGGGCTTCTGCGAAGATGGACCAGGGCCTTCGGTGGCCCCTTGAGGATCCCATGACCGACGCGCCCCTGATCCGGCTCACCGACATCACCAAGATCTATCAGATGGGTGACATGGAAGTGCGCGCCCTGGACGGCGTGTCCATGGAGATCCGGCGGGGCGAGTACGTGGCCATCATGGGCCCCTCCGGCTCCGGCAAGTCCACCATGATGAATGTCATCGGCTGTCTGGATACGCCCACCGGCGGCACCTACGAACTGAACGGCAAGCTGGCCTCCGCCATGACGGATGATGACCTGGCCCAGATCCGCAACGAGGAGATCGGCTTCGTCTTCCAGACGTTCAACCTCCTGGCCCGCACCACCTCGCTCCAGAACGTGGAGCTGCCGCTGATCTACGCGGGGAAGACGCCCGTCGAGCGCCACCAGATGGCCCTGAAGGCCCTGGAGAATGTCGGCCTGGGCACCCGCAGCGACCACATGCCCAACCAGCTCTCCGGTGGCCAGCGGCAGCGCGTGGCCATCGCCCGTGCCCTGGTGAACGACCCCTCCATCCTCCTGGCGGACGAGCCCACGGGCGCCCTGGACTCCAAGACCAGCATCGAGATCATGGCCCTCTTCGAGGACCTGTACCAGAAGGGCAACACCATCATCCTCGTCACCCACGAGGAGGACATCGCCCGCCACGCCCACCGCATCGTGAAGCTGCGCGACGGCAAGATCATCCACGACGAGCCGAACACGCCCATCACCTCCGAAGAGCACCTGGCGCACCTGAACCTCTGAGCCAGGCCTCCTCTCCCGGCCCTGACCTCAGGTAGACTGGACCGATGCAGAAGCTCGTCCAAGGCATCCACCAGTTCCAGACCCAGATCTTCAGCTCCCACAAAGAGCTGTTCGAGCGGCTGGACAAGGACCAGGCCCCGGAAACGCTCTTCATCACCTGCTCGGATTCGCGCATCAGCCCGAACCTGATCACGCAGACCCAGCCCGGGGAGCTGTTCATTCTCCGCAACGTGGGCAACCTCGTGCCCCCGTACGAGCACATGGGCGGCATGAGCGCAGGCATCGAATTCGCCGTCACCGTGCTCCAGGTGAAGGACATCATCGTCTGCGGCCACTCCAACTGCGGCGCCATGAAGGCCCTGCTGGAGCCGGACCAGCTGGGCGAGCTTCCGGCCACCAAGGCCTGGCTGGCCCACGCCCGGAAGACCGAACAGATCATGTGGGAGAGCTACGGCCACCTCCACGGCAACGAGCTGCTGCACGCCACAGTGGAGGAGAACGCCCTGGTCCAGCTGGAGAACCTGCGCTCCCATCCGTCTGTGGCCAAGGCCGTGACCGCAGGCCGGCTGCACCTGCACGCCTGGGTCTACAAGATCGAGACCGGCGAGGTCTTCGCCTTCGATCCGGACCGCGGCCAGTACACCTCGGTCACGGGCACGGATGGTCTGGCGCCGCTCGACCCCGAGCACCGCGCGACGGACCTGTCGATTTAGATAGAAAGCCGGTCCAGCCGGTCGGGGCGGTCCCGCCAGCCTTCGTCCACCTTCACGAACAGTTCCAGGCGCACGGGGCGCTGGAGGAGCTTCCTCAGCTCGCGCTGGGCGCTCTGGCGGATGTCCTTGATCATCTCGCCCTGGCTGCCCAGCAGGATCTTGCGGTGGCCGTCGCGGTCCACCAGGATCCTCGCGGCGATGAAGACGCCCTCAGGCCCCAGGTCCTCGGGGTAGTCCGCGTGGCCCGCCTCGAGCCACTGCTCGATGAGCACCGCCACCCCATGGGGAACCTCTTCGCGGGTCTTGCGGAGCACCTTCTCGCGGATGAACTCCGCCGCCAGGGACCGCTCGGTCTGGTCGGTGAAGGTCTCCTCGTCGTAGGGCCAGCCGGGCTGGGTGGCATCGCGCTCGAGGAGGGTCCAGAGCGGATCGAGGTTCAGCCCCATCTTGGCGCCGATGGGGACGATCTCCTTGAAGGGGAGCAGGTCCTTGTAGGTGGCGATCTTCTCGAGCAGGCGGCCCTTGGACAGCAGATCGATCTTGTTCAGCAGCAGGTAGGTGGGGCGGCCCAGCTTGCGGAGACGCTTGGCCAGGGCGTGCTCCCCCGTCCCCAGGTAGTCGTCCGCATCCACCATCCACAGCAGGAGGTCGGCCTCCTCCAGCGCCTGGTCCACGTGGGCCATCATGCGCTCGTTCAGGGCGTGCTTGGGCAGGTGGATGCCCGGCGTGTCCAGGAAGGCCAGCTGCACATCCCCACGGTTCACCACGCCCAGCACCTTCGTGCGGGTGGTCTGGGGGATCTGGCTCGTGGCCGCCAGCTTCTGGCCCAGCAGGGCGTTCAGCAGGGTGGACTTGCCGGCGTTGGGCAGGCCGATGATGGCGAGAGTCGCATGGCGGCGCTGCGGGGCCTTGGTAGGCTGGTCAGCCACGATGCACGCCCCGCTTGGCCTCGCGGATGAACGTGAGCAGGTAGGCCACTTCGGCGATGTGGCCCACTTCCTTCTCGGTCTGGGCCATGGCCTCGTCCCGAAGCAGCCCCGAGTGGAAGAGAAGACGGTGGGCCTTCTTCAGCCCCTCGACCACCTCGATGGGGAAGCCCTTGCGCTGGAGGCCGATGGTGTTCACCCCGTAGCTCTTGGTGTCCCGGGCGCCGGCGGTCTTCATGAAGGGCAGCACATCCTGAGTGGCCACGGTGAAGCCGCCCATGAAGGCGTGGTGCCCGACCCGGCAAAACTGGTGGACCGCCGAGAAGGCGCCGATGTTGCAGCCGTCGCCCACCTCGACATGGCCCGCCAGGGTGGCGCAGTTGGCGAAGATGTTCTTGTTCCCCACGTGGCAGTCGTGGGCGA
This region includes:
- a CDS encoding carbonic anhydrase, coding for MQKLVQGIHQFQTQIFSSHKELFERLDKDQAPETLFITCSDSRISPNLITQTQPGELFILRNVGNLVPPYEHMGGMSAGIEFAVTVLQVKDIIVCGHSNCGAMKALLEPDQLGELPATKAWLAHARKTEQIMWESYGHLHGNELLHATVEENALVQLENLRSHPSVAKAVTAGRLHLHAWVYKIETGEVFAFDPDRGQYTSVTGTDGLAPLDPEHRATDLSI
- a CDS encoding ABC transporter ATP-binding protein; this translates as MTDAPLIRLTDITKIYQMGDMEVRALDGVSMEIRRGEYVAIMGPSGSGKSTMMNVIGCLDTPTGGTYELNGKLASAMTDDDLAQIRNEEIGFVFQTFNLLARTTSLQNVELPLIYAGKTPVERHQMALKALENVGLGTRSDHMPNQLSGGQRQRVAIARALVNDPSILLADEPTGALDSKTSIEIMALFEDLYQKGNTIILVTHEEDIARHAHRIVKLRDGKIIHDEPNTPITSEEHLAHLNL
- the lpxA gene encoding acyl-ACP--UDP-N-acetylglucosamine O-acyltransferase translates to MSAQIHPSSVVSPEARLGEGVVVGPFCVIEGNAVIGARTLLRSHVVIGPHTVLGEDNDIYPHATLGMGPQDLKFKGAPTRLQVGNRNVIREGSTLHRGTEGGGGLTTLGDDNFLMTGSHIAHDCHVGNKNIFANCATLAGHVEVGDGCNIGAFSAVHQFCRVGHHAFMGGFTVATQDVLPFMKTAGARDTKSYGVNTIGLQRKGFPIEVVEGLKKAHRLLFHSGLLRDEAMAQTEKEVGHIAEVAYLLTFIREAKRGVHRG
- the era gene encoding GTPase Era yields the protein MADQPTKAPQRRHATLAIIGLPNAGKSTLLNALLGQKLAATSQIPQTTRTKVLGVVNRGDVQLAFLDTPGIHLPKHALNERMMAHVDQALEEADLLLWMVDADDYLGTGEHALAKRLRKLGRPTYLLLNKIDLLSKGRLLEKIATYKDLLPFKEIVPIGAKMGLNLDPLWTLLERDATQPGWPYDEETFTDQTERSLAAEFIREKVLRKTREEVPHGVAVLIEQWLEAGHADYPEDLGPEGVFIAARILVDRDGHRKILLGSQGEMIKDIRQSAQRELRKLLQRPVRLELFVKVDEGWRDRPDRLDRLSI